One region of Epilithonimonas zeae genomic DNA includes:
- a CDS encoding ACP phosphodiesterase, protein MNYLAHSILSFTDGQLVGNMIADFIKNNERENFPPEIQEGIKLHRFIDTFTDSHPSVHEAKKIFSPLVRLYSGAFVDVAFDYFVAHYFPENELRNHSLKAYKILWENEKWLPESYKKMLVRMEQDDWLTNYRTDQGIKFSMLNVLNKAKYLNKDIPVFDVFFKNKQELQFHFDRFFPDILAECDTNFNPTN, encoded by the coding sequence TTGAACTATCTCGCACATTCTATACTATCTTTTACTGACGGGCAACTCGTTGGAAATATGATTGCAGACTTTATCAAAAATAATGAGCGGGAAAATTTTCCACCGGAAATCCAAGAGGGAATAAAATTACATAGGTTTATTGATACTTTTACAGATTCTCACCCTTCGGTTCACGAAGCTAAGAAGATTTTCAGTCCTTTGGTCAGATTATATTCAGGAGCTTTTGTAGATGTGGCTTTCGACTATTTTGTAGCCCATTATTTTCCTGAAAATGAGTTGAGAAATCATTCCTTAAAAGCGTATAAAATACTTTGGGAAAATGAAAAGTGGCTTCCTGAAAGTTATAAAAAAATGCTCGTAAGAATGGAACAGGATGATTGGTTGACGAATTACAGAACAGATCAAGGTATAAAATTCAGTATGCTGAATGTTTTGAACAAAGCAAAATACCTAAACAAAGACATTCCCGTTTTTGATGTATTTTTCAAAAACAAACAAGAACTACAATTTCATTTTGATCGATTTTTTCCAGATATTCTAGCAGAATGTGACACTAATTTTAACCCAACTAATTAA
- a CDS encoding tetratricopeptide repeat protein produces MDFQKKLLILSFLFSFLSESDAQQYTPQQVDQLIAKTFKIADRNEALKISNKTYQISADIDYYQGKAKSLKADISSYLGLGEQEKALKSADKLYEIAKKEGDDYHCTQAYIAKAIAYAYLGFFEKAIKTNEKAEELCKKIKINDDLYSSLGQIYNGKAEILNLQYTDPQKTLKYDLQSIEYFKKIKNRTKRNNWLSAQYSSLGVTYIDLEDYKPALYYSRKAYELGKLENDSINQAFGLFGLGNAYLEMKQKDSSIHYYKQALPIFEKANDIYRLQYIYDDLGLIYEQMGDDKIYSYYTKKSRELNEIIRKKEKLETDKVSQNILDEEKKNWYQNLYIFIGSIIFLAVVFFFFTVKYFKSYREEKEQKENIEDDLIEKEEELNHLELKVNDAFAELLELAKNNDSSFLSRFKEVYPYFYNKLITNYPELTTGQLQFCALLKLNFTTKEIAHYNNISVRSVETRKNRLRKQLDISSEIDLNKWMMDF; encoded by the coding sequence GTGGATTTTCAAAAAAAATTATTAATACTTTCTTTTCTATTTTCCTTTCTTTCGGAATCGGATGCGCAGCAATATACACCTCAGCAAGTAGACCAGTTAATTGCAAAAACTTTTAAGATTGCCGATCGGAACGAAGCCTTAAAGATTAGTAATAAGACATACCAAATTTCTGCGGATATTGATTACTATCAAGGAAAAGCAAAATCTCTAAAAGCAGATATCAGTTCTTATCTTGGGCTTGGAGAACAAGAAAAAGCTCTAAAATCTGCTGACAAATTATATGAAATCGCAAAGAAAGAAGGCGACGATTACCATTGTACCCAAGCTTATATTGCAAAAGCAATAGCTTATGCTTATCTAGGTTTTTTTGAAAAAGCCATTAAAACAAATGAAAAAGCAGAAGAACTTTGTAAAAAAATAAAGATCAATGATGATCTTTACAGTTCACTTGGACAGATCTACAATGGAAAAGCCGAAATCCTAAATCTCCAGTATACAGATCCACAAAAAACACTGAAGTATGATCTACAAAGCATCGAGTACTTTAAGAAAATAAAAAACAGAACAAAACGTAATAACTGGCTCTCTGCACAATATTCCAGTTTAGGGGTAACATATATAGATCTAGAAGATTACAAACCTGCGCTCTACTACAGTAGAAAAGCCTACGAGTTGGGCAAACTGGAGAACGATTCTATCAATCAAGCATTTGGCTTATTTGGTTTAGGGAACGCTTATTTGGAAATGAAACAGAAAGACAGTTCTATCCATTATTATAAACAAGCCTTACCTATTTTTGAGAAAGCAAATGACATCTATCGTTTACAATATATTTACGATGATCTCGGCCTAATCTATGAGCAGATGGGTGATGACAAAATTTACTCTTATTACACAAAAAAATCTCGCGAACTAAATGAAATCATCCGTAAAAAAGAAAAATTGGAAACTGATAAAGTTTCCCAAAATATTTTAGACGAGGAAAAGAAAAACTGGTATCAGAATCTTTATATTTTTATTGGCAGTATTATATTTCTTGCTGTTGTATTTTTCTTTTTTACAGTTAAGTATTTTAAAAGCTATAGAGAAGAAAAAGAGCAAAAGGAAAATATTGAGGATGACCTCATAGAAAAAGAAGAGGAACTTAATCATTTGGAACTTAAAGTCAATGATGCTTTTGCTGAACTTTTGGAATTAGCCAAAAATAATGACTCATCATTCTTAAGTAGATTCAAGGAAGTGTATCCTTATTTTTACAATAAATTGATTACTAATTATCCAGAGCTCACAACCGGGCAGTTGCAATTTTGCGCATTACTGAAACTTAATTTCACCACAAAAGAAATTGCTCACTACAACAATATTTCTGTAAGAAGTGTAGAAACCCGAAAAAACAGATTGAGAAAACAACTGGATATCTCTTCAGAAATCGATTTGAACAAATGGATGATGGATTTCTAA